One Vulpes lagopus strain Blue_001 chromosome 18, ASM1834538v1, whole genome shotgun sequence DNA window includes the following coding sequences:
- the LOC121478116 gene encoding cyclin-dependent kinase 2-associated protein 2-like, producing the protein MGYVQAMKPPGAQGSQSTYTDLLSVIEEMGKEIRPTYAGSKSAMERLKRGIIHARALVRECLAETERSARTEQDAIPPPSRPFLATAEHLLLPGLHPELHFPTWASCPVSLGGCPPGTRGQLSLQPTALDWDSFKS; encoded by the coding sequence ATGGGCTATGTACAGGCAATGAAGCCACCTGGCGCCCAGGGCTCCCAGAGCACCTACACGGACCTGCTGTCGGTCATAGAGGAGATGGGTAAAGAGATCCGGCCCACCTATGCTGGCAGCAAGAGCGCCATGGAGCGCCTGAAGAGAGGCATCATCCATGCCCGGGCCCTAGTCAGAGAGTGCCTGGCAGAGACAGAGCGGAGCGCCCGCACGGAACAGGACGCAATTCCACCGCCGAGTCGACCTTTCCTGGCCACTGCagagcacctgcttctccctggcctTCACCCCGAGTTGCACTTCCCAACCTGGGCTTCCTGTCCTGTGTCCCTTGGTGGGTGCCCTCCAGGAACCAGGGGGCAGCTCTCACTCCAGCCGACAGCACTTGACTGGGACTCTTTCAAGAGTTAG